In Peromyscus leucopus breed LL Stock chromosome 11, UCI_PerLeu_2.1, whole genome shotgun sequence, a genomic segment contains:
- the LOC119088754 gene encoding LOW QUALITY PROTEIN: disks large homolog 5-like (The sequence of the model RefSeq protein was modified relative to this genomic sequence to represent the inferred CDS: deleted 2 bases in 1 codon; substituted 1 base at 1 genomic stop codon), giving the protein MNMLARLRSLFGRDNGEDRKTRERQSKLAFSLHVKHQERNGPEDGAGPPGSHCPPQPSSPRSRRCRRWRVRPLSYSXIRQWNELRNHFILVTERYLDNRPYHRPNPFYEKLKMEQKQAMSDLQRLDNENSAASQKISDVTEEKSFYFDLESRLLMGQSQLKKKVDMLRQENKKLLEDWVLLKQHLGNMKLLIKDHEETRGLQNQQQQHDILTPVQC; this is encoded by the exons ATGAACATGTTGGCAAGACTGAGGAGTCTATTTGGAAGAGATAATGGAGAGGACAGAAAGACCAGAGAGAGGCAAAGCAAACTGGCCTTCAGCCTCCATGTAAAACATCAAGAACGAAATGGTCCAGAGGATGGTGCAGGGCCTCCAGGGAGCCATTGTCCACCCCAACCCTCCTCACCAAGAAGCAGGAGATGCAGAAGGTGGAGAGTCCGACCACTCAGCTACAGCTGA ATCAGACAATGGAATGAACtgagaaatcatttcattttagtAACTGAAAGATACTTGGACAATAGGCCCTATCACAGGCCAAATCCTTTCTATGAGAAGCTCAAAATGGAGCAAAAGCAGGCCATGTCAGATCTGCAGAGATTGGACAATGAGAACTCGGCAGCCTCACAGAAGATCAGTGATGTGACCGAGGAGAAGAGCTTTTATTTTGATCTGGAGAGCCGGCTCCTGATGGGGCAGAGTCAGCTGAAGAAGAAGGTGgacatgctgaggcaggagaacaagAAACTGCTGGAGGATTGGGTCCTGCTGAAGCAACACTTGGGGAACATGAAATTGCTCATTAAGGACCATGAAGAGACCAGAGGCCTCCAGAACCAGCAACAGCAGCATGATATTCTCACTCCAGTCCAGTGCTGA